A region from the Brassica napus cultivar Da-Ae chromosome C8, Da-Ae, whole genome shotgun sequence genome encodes:
- the LOC125591371 gene encoding aldehyde dehydrogenase family 2 member B4, mitochondrial-like, whose amino-acid sequence MLARFFRYYAGWADKIRGLTISADGNNHVQTLHEPIGIAGQNIPWNFPLLMFPWKVVPTLACGNTIVLKKLNKLIALLFTSASFFLKHVFLQQHLLRFCGL is encoded by the exons ATGCTCGCCAGATTCTTTCGCTATTATGCTG GATGGGCAGATAAGATTCGTGGGCTAACTATTTCAGCCGATGGAAACAATCATGTCCAGACACTGCATGAACCAATAGGCATTGCTGGTCAGAACATTCCATGGAACTTTCCACTTCTGATGTTTCCTTGGAAAGTTGTTCCTACTCTTGCTTGTGGTAACACCATTGTCCTCAAAAAGCTGAACAAACTCATTGCACTGCTTTTTACGTCTGCAAGCTTTTTTTTGAA GCATGTCTTTCTCCAACAACACCTCCT caggttctgtgggtTGTAG